Genomic DNA from Thermotoga petrophila RKU-1:
GTTCTCCCTCCTCCCTGAAGCTGAAATATCCTCGTCTCGATACAATGACGTGATCCACAAGACTCACCCCAAGGATTTCTCCCGCTTGTTTCAATCTTTCCGTGATCAAACGATCTTCTTTGCTGGGAGTGGGATCACCAGAAGGATGGTTGTGAACGACGATCACTCCAGATGCATTAGCCCTGATAGCCGTCCGAAACACGTCCCGCGGATGTATCAAACTCCTGTCAGAAGTTCCAACAGTGAGTGTGTTTTCTCCTATAACGTTGAGCTTCGTATCGAGACAGATCACCTTCACAATTTCCCTCTCAAGATACACCATTTCCTGGCAGTACCTGTAAACTTTCACGGAAGAGTCCAGCTTCTCCGGTATCCTTTCCAGTTCTCTGTGAAGTCTTTTTCCAAGCTCCAGAGCAGCTTTCAAGGTGATGGCCTTGACCATACCGACCCCTTCGACCGAAGCTATCTCTTCGAGACCTGCGTTCGAGAGTTTTATCAACGAGCCGTCAAACCTTTCAAGAAGATCCTTTGAAAGTTCGAGAACGTGCTTCCCCTTCTTTCCGGTTCTCAGCACGATGGCGACGAGTTCTTCAACCGAAAGCGACTCTGGCCCCGCCTTTATCATCCTCTCTCTTGGAAGCAAACTTCCACCATCCCTTTTCATAGAGGTACTGCCAGACCATTCCAAGAGGAAATCCCACCACAGTAAAGAAATCTCCTTCTATTTTTTCAACGAAGACGGCCGCGAAATCCTGTATCCCATAAGCCCCCGCTTTGTCGAGAGGTCTGTATTTCTCAACGTAGTAATCGATCACACTCTCTGGAAGTTCTCTGAACCTGACCTTCGTTGAAGAAACGATCACGTCTTTTGTTTCACTGGAGACGAACGCCACCCCCGTGTAAACCACGTGCCATTCTCCAGAAAGCTTCTTCAGCATACCTTTCGCTTCTTCCAGAGACTCCGGCTTTCCCAGTATGTTACCATCCAAAACCACCACCGTATCGGATCCAATGACGAGTATTTCCTCTTCCTTCCTCTTTTTGAACACCCACTCCGCTTTTCTCAACGAGAGTTCTCTAACGGTCTCTTCGGGACTTTCAAGAAATTCCTCTTCAACATCAGGCTTTTCAACTTCGAACTCTATCCCCAGTAATTCCATCAGTTGCCTTCTTCTGGGCGAAGAAGAAGCGAGAATAATTCTCAAACACTATCCCTCCCATCTTGCTTGCCAGGAAGGCGTTGACTGTTCCCGAGACAAGACCGAGTATCACCATCAAAGGAAAGAGCAAGAAGGTTTTCGTACTTCCAACCAGAAAAGATATGACGATGAGCTGAACAAGGTTGTTCACAAAAGATCCCATTGCACTCAAACTCAAGTAACCAAAATCGAACCGGGCCAGAAACGATTCCACCAGGGAAGCGGAAACGGCACCGAAGAATCCGGTTAGAAAAGATGGAGAAAGAAACCTGCCGGAAAAGAGAGCACCCAAAATGCTCTTTGCAGATGCGACGATCAGAGCATCTCCAAAACCAATTTCCGAAGCTATCATGAGGACTACCGAGTTGGAGAATCCCCATCTTCCAAACGGCACCGGAAAAGGAAGTAGATTTTCCAGGACATAAAAAGTAGAAGAAAGAGCCGTCAAAACAGAAAGAAATGTGATCCTCCTCACCAGGTCACGGTATCGTAATCTGTCTTTTCTTCGAAGAATATTATCACCTCGTTTGGCACACAGATGATGGTCCCTCCTGGACCAACCCATCCCGTTTTCACACACAGTTTCAAAGGACAGGTTGACTCAACGACTCTGACCCTGTTCCCATGGAATTCCACCTTCATGAGGAATCTTCCGTTCTCTGTTATGTCGTACGTTCCTGGTTTCGACAGAATCTTTCTGAAATCTTTCCCTTGAACCACAACTTTACTTCCTTTCTTCTCCGAAACGAGTATTGAAAAGATGAGGACAACGAAGATCAAAATGATCAGCACCACGTCTTTTTTTCTGAAGAAGCTCCTCACCTTTTTCACTCTCTTTCGAACAGCTTGAAGGTCTCAGACTTTTCGATCGTTCCTCCTTCAAGAACTATCAGCGGATGAGCTCCCATATTTGGAAAATCGAGCACCACCTTCCTCCAGTCTTTTCCGGCCATCACAAAGCCCGCTGTGGAGAGTGCGTCGGCTGTGGTGGCATCTTCGGCTACGATCGTTACGCTCCACACACCACGAGCAGGATACCCCGTTGAAGGATCGAGAATATGATGATACCTGACACCGTCCACAACGAAATATCTTTCGTAATCACCGGAAGTCGCAACCGCTCCGGATTTCAGATAGATGTAATCTATCACGTTGTCTTCCCTGGGATCTTTTACTCCTATCACCCACGGATACTTTCCAAATTTTGGCCCGATGATACGAATATCCCCACCTGCTTCGACAAACCCCGTTGCGTTCTCGTCAAAAGAGAGTGCTATCTGCCTAGTTCTGTCAAGGGCGTACCCTTTCGCTATACCACCAAGATCGATCTTCACACCGTTTTTAACCATCACTCTCATGTTCTTATCGTCGAAGAGAACGTTTTTATATCCGATATGCTTCAGAGCTTCTTCGATCTCTTCTCGAGAAGGTACCCTGAGATTTTCGTAGTTTCCGGTAAACCCCCAGAGTTCGAGAAGCCTTCCTACTGTCGGATCAAACGCTCCATCTGTGAGCTCTGCGAACGCGCAGGCCGCTTTGATCAAACTGTAAGTCTCTTCGTCCACCTCGACCCATTCGTTGGGATGATCGTTTATCTTTTTCACAACACTTCTTTCATCCGTGAAAGAAAACTTGTAGGTAATCCTCTTCATGTCTTCCAGAATGGCTTCTGCGATCGTTCTGGGATTTATCTTCTGAGAGGAAACGACTATCCTCACACTCGTTCCGAGAGCGAAATCTCTGAGCTCATAATACTGATCTTTCGTTCGGATGAGGAGTAAAGCCAAGAGAATCGCAAGAGAACCTAGAAGAAGTGAAGAAAAGATGATGACGTTTCTTCTGGTTACCCGATGATCGTTGCTATCTGACGGCCACATTTTGTGCACTTCCCTTCTTCATCCAGTCCCACTTTTTCCACTTCATATCCCTGTCTTCTGATCACAAGATTTCCGCAATCCGGGCAGAAAGTGCTCTCGTATCTTTCGTCCCACACGTTACCGAGGTAGACGAAATTTAAATACTCTCTGGCCATCTCGTATATCTCGATGAGCTCTTCTATCGGCGTTGGAGGTATGGTGTACTTGTAATTTGGAAAGTAGCGGCTTATATGAAGAGGGATGTCTTTGTCCAGATCAGCGATCCACTCGAATTCTCTCCTCAGGTCTTCTTTGTCGTCGTTCTTTCCCGGAATTATCAGCGTGGTGAGCTCAACGTGAATTCCTGCGTTGTAAACCTTCTCTATGTTTCTGAGGACCACGTCCAAATCTCCCCCGATCTCCCTGTAGAAATCTCTGTTGAATCCCTTGAGATCTATGTTCATCGCATGCACGGACTGAAAGAGGAGTTCCAGAGGTTCTTCGTTTATAAAACCGTTGGTCACAAGAACGCAGTACATACCTTCTCTCACAGCCACACGAGACGTGTCGAGAACGAACTCGTACCAGACAAGAGGCTCGTTGTATGTGAAAGCGATTCCTTTTGAGTTTCTGTTCATCTGGGCTATCTTGACAAGCTGTTCTGGAGTGACTCTTTTGGTTTCTGGCTTTGCTTGCGAAATCTCCCAGTTCTGACAGAAACCGCACTTGAAATTACAGCCGAAAGTTCCCACAGAGAATATCTGCTCACCAGGATTGAAGTGGAAAAGCGGTTTCTTTTCTATGGGATCCATAGCGATTGCTGTTACTTCACCGTAGTTCAGACTCACCAGAGAGCCGTTTTTGTTCTTTCTCACACCGCACAACCCAATTTGTCCGTTATCGAGCACACATTCATGCGGACACAGAAGGCACTTAACTTTTCCATTCTCAAGAATTTCAAAGTGCAAAGCCATCCTTTCCATGTCCCATCCTCCTCATTTGTAGCGTTCAACTGTGAACCTGTAAATCTCCACATCGTCGTCCCACTCAGGGATTCCGGCTTTCAGCTTCGCTATTCTGAGCTGTTCTTCGACCGTATCCACACCTTCTATGTCAGGAAGAAGGAGCCCTCTCCTCCAGCCCTTAACTACTATCACACCGTATTTTTTCGGGTCGAGCTCGGAGATATCCCTCACCGGTTCAGGAGGACTGAGAATGTCCACGTGCACAACGATATCGTCGAGTTCATCGGGCGAGACCGGAGGAAACCTTGGGTCCTGAGTGGCAGCCGCGATGGCGTTATCTCTTATCTCAAGAGCGAGATTCGGCTTTGTGGGAAGATAGGTTCCTATACAGCCCCTCAGAGAACCGTCCGTTTTGTGAAGAGTCACAAAAGCCCCTGCTCTTCTTTTGAAGAGCTCTTCAGGAACACTTTCATCGGGTTCGATCACTTTTCCATATCTCACGTAATTCTCTATGACCCTTATTGCCCATTTCACGTAAGGATGCTCGCCTATCATGTTCCCACCACCTGTAACAATTATAGCACCTGTTGTATCATAGAATTTGAGAGATCGAGAAAGGAGAGGATAGAACGTGAAAGCAGGTGGTCAAGCGGTAATAGAAGGAGTGCTTATGATCGCAAGAAAGGTTTCCCTTGCCGTCAGAAAGCCAAATGGAAATATCGAAGTCAGGGAACTCGGGAAAGTAAAGTTTCCAGGTTGGGCGAAGATACCTTTCTTGAGAGGTTTTTATTCGCTTTTTGTTTCTCTCTACTTTGGAATAAAAGCCCTCAATCTTTCCTCCGAAATCTCTTCCGGTGAAAAACTGAAGGAAAGCGAGAAATTCTTTTCTCTCATCACAGCCGTTGGACTTGCCGTTGGTCTTTTTGTGATAGTACCTATTTTTCTGACCAATTTCCTGGTGACGAAAAAAGGAGAGTTTCTCTATTCTCTTGTTGAAGGATTCATAAGGGTTGGACTCTTTCTCCTCTACGTCTGGATCATCTCACTGTTCAAAGATGTAAAACGCGTGTTTCAGTACCACGGTGCGGAACATATGACAATTCACGCTTACGAACATGGAGAGGAACTCACACCGGAAAATGTGAGAAAATATTCGACGATACATCCAAGATGCGGGACCAACTTTTTGATGATCTTTTTAATAGTGGCCATCCTTCTTCTCAGTCTGGTCGGTGTCGTTGTGGAGATGAACACCTGGACGAGGATCGTTTCAAGGCTCGTTCTTCTTCCCTTCGCAGCGGGGATTTCTTACGAACTCCTGAAAGTCATAGCCTTCTTCAATGGAAAGGGACTGGTGAAGCTTCTCTATCTTCCAGGGTACCTTCTTCAATACCTGACCACGGCAAAACCAGATGACTCACAGCTTGAGGTTGCCATCACCGCGCTGAAGTACGCAGTAGGTGAAGAGAAGGACACAACAGAGGACAACGTAAAGGAGGATGAGGTAGAACTTCTGGGATAGTCCAAGAAGATTGAACATCAGTGAAAAGGAAACGAGGATCAAAAGTGTTTTCCATTTTCCTATCTTTCTGGAAAACACGTGGTGAGTATGTTTCTCATCCGGAGAGAACGGGTTTTTCTTTACAACCAATCTTCTCACAAAACTGAACACGATCTCGTAGAACGGAAATCCAAGGAAAAGCGTGGCGTATCCGAGATCTCCCTCGAAGAAAACCACCGATGCCGTGGAGAGGTAAGCTCCAAGAAGAAACGAACCACTGTTCCCCAGAAAAACCTTTGCGTCTGGGAGGTTCCATGGAAGAAAACCGATTATCGAAAACGCAAGAGACCTTTCTCCAATCATGAGCGAAGAAAATAGAGATATTCCGCTCAAAAGGCCGTCCAATCCATCGACTACGTTGAACGCGTTAACCATACCGACAAACCAGATCACGAAAAAGACAGGATGTATCCTCGCTCCAAAGATACTGACCTCTATGGTCACAGCGGTAGAGAACCAGACAGCAACCAGAGTGGTCACAGCGAGTTTGATTTTGTAGGAGAGGTCGAAAAGATCATCCAGAAGTCCAAGAAGAAACAGGGGAATCGAAAAGAGAAAAAAGGGATTGTCTCTTTCGAAGATGAGAAGCGTCAGGAATATGGAAACACCACCGACCGGCGGAACCGCTCTCCCGTGGGATTTTCTGGAGTCGGGATGATCGAGAAATCCCGTCTTCTTCGCAAAAACAGACAGCACCGAAGTCAGGAAGAAACTAATTATCGCTTCCCACATTTATTTGTGCCTCCGGGACTAATTTTTTCATTTCGGTGAGAAGTCCTTTTACGTCGCTGTTTTCGAAGGCTTCTTTCATTCTGTTGATTGCCTGTTCTACGCTCTCTTTCCCTGGAAGAACGGATGTCTTCACTCTGAAGATTTTCGAGTGTGGAGTCAACTCTTTCATCTCGTAAGGGTAGAGCAACTCTTCGTACATCTTCTCCCCCGGCCTGATTCCGGTGAAAACTATCTTTATGTCCTGGTAAGGGGTGTACCCAGAGAGCATGATCATGGTTTCCACAAGCTTCAGGATGGGTATCTGCTCTCCCATGTCGAGAATGAAGAGGTCCTTTCCGGAAGAGAAGAGAAGGGACTGGAGAATGAGGGAGACGGCCTCAGGTATGGACATGAAGTAGCGCTTCATTCGTGGATCCGTCACCGTTACAGGCCCACCTTTTTCTATCTGACGGCGAAATTTTTCCACTACGCTTCCCCTGCTTCCAAGAACGTTTCCAAACCTCACGATCGAGAAATTCGTGCTGTTTTTTTCTCTCGAAAGGATGTAGAGTTCCGCTATCCTCTTGGTGAGGCCCATCACAGAAGTGGGATTCACCGCTTTGTCTGTCGAGATGAAAACAAAATACTTAACACCGAGCCTTTCGGAGAGTTCCACGAGATTCATCGTTCCCAGAACGTTCACTCTGAAAGCCTCAAGCGGATTTTCCTCCATCAAAGGAACGTGCTTGTGTGCTGCCACGTGGAAGATCACGTCCGGCCTCAGCTGGGTCAACCAGTGTTCCATTATCTTTCTGTCGGCAACATCCGCTATGATCCTTTTTTTCTTCACCTCCGGAAAGTGTTCGGTGAGAAACTCGTTTATGAGATATATACTGTTTTCTCCGTGGCCCAGAAGAAAGATCTCCGCTGGATTCATCCTGGCTATTTGCTTGCAAAGCTCAGAACCGATACTGCCTCCTGCTCCGGTCACAAGAATTTTCTTCCCTTTCAAGAATTTTCCTATTTCATGAAAATCCACCTTCACTTCTTCGCGACCCAGAAGATCTTCTATGGATATTTCCTTCAGATGGGAGATCCTGACACGTCCTTCTATCAGCTCTCTCACACTGGGGAGGGTCTTTACTCTGACCTTTTTCAAATCGATGCTTTTGAGAATTCGTTCCATCTCAGCTCTGGAAGCTGAAGGTATAGCTATCACGATTTCGTCCACGTTCATTTTCTCCACGAATTCCATTGTTTTCTCTATTGGTCCAAAAACCGGAACTCCCCTCACCTTTCGACCGATCTTTCTGGGAGAATCGTCCACGAAGGCCACTATTTTTCCTAAATGGGGGTGTTTCTCAAATTCTTCGAGAATAGAGACTCCCGCATCTCCTGCCCCTATGACCAGTATTCTCTTCTCCCCTGAGGTTTTTCTTAGCCTGTTCACAGTCAGCCACTGCCATGTGATCCTGCTCAGCACAAGAAGGGCCATCGAACCAAGAAAGGTGGCAAACCCCACGGATCTGGGAAGAACTATTCCCCTGTAAACATAAAAAAACGCAAGGTTGGAAAGATAAGAGATAACGCTTCCTCTTATGAGAATGAGAAAGTCTCTGGCATTAGCGTATTCCCACACGATGGAATAGTTTCCGTTCAGAATGTAGACAACAGCCGAGACAGCGGTGTATACGATCACGGATTCGTCATAACGGCTCATTTCCTGAAAGTCAAAACCAAACCTCGAAAAGAGCGCCACTACACCCGCAAAGTACGTCAGAGCCACGTCGATTACAAAAAGGAGTGCCTTTCTTACCATCTTGTGATCACCCTTCTCCCATCCTCCGGTATAACTCCGTACTTGAAGAGTACCTCACGCACATCCTCGGTTACGTACACCCTCACGATCTGAATCATGTTGCTCACCATCAACCTGTATGCAGGGTATTTCTTCACGTACTCGTCCACTGTGAGAATCTCATCATGTTTGGGGTCGTAAAGGAAGACGTTGTTCTGGAGAAATTCATCGGGATGAAAGATGGTGAGTTTGTACGGTGTGTCGATCCTGAAGAATCTCTCTCCGTAATCACGAATCTCTTCGAGAATGCTTTTGTCTGAATCCTCTACGTTAACACTGGACAGCACACGGTCGATATTTTCGACGATCTTATCGATCAGGTTTCTGGCTGCAGACAGGCTGAGTTCAGATGGATCAAACCCTTCAGCGGAGAAAGGACGCTCAACCACCATCTTCCACAGATCGCGATTTTTGAACCGCTCCACGAGTTTCTTCGTTTCACTGTCCCCCTTCAGTTCGAGTTCTCTGAGAATGGAATAATCCGTCAATTCGAGGAATTCGTCGAGATCTTTCAAGCGCTCTTCCAAATCGAGAATCTCACAGGCCTTTGAGAGTATCTCCTGAATCATGAGATCGGCAGCACGGGACGTTTTGTGGAAATACACATTTTTGTACATCATGAATCGGCTGAACAGTATCGAATATATGTTGTCAACCACCTTCACGTGGTAACAGAGTATCTCTTTTCCATCTACCTCTTTGACAAGGGAATTCCTCAGCACCCTGTCCACGTTCATCGGAGCAAAATGCCCCACTCCGCTGTAGTAAGAGTCCCTCAGCAGAAAATCGAGCCTGTCGGCTCCCAGCGGTCCCTGGATGATGTTGAAATCCACACTCCCCGTTTCCTCTCCTCTGTATACCTCAACTACCCTTTTTGCTATCTCCTGAAAGGCGTCTTCCAGGGAAACCTCTCCCACCGATTCTCTTATATCTTCGATTACTGCTTGTTTCAATCTTTCGTTGTATGAGTTGAAAACCCTCATCATCTCTTCAGGAAGCTTTTCCGTTATGAGTTTGTTTCTGAACTCATCGTGACCATCCTCGTAACCGTATCTTTTGAAAACCACATCGTCGAACTGGTGACTGAACGGACCGTGTCCAACGTCGTGCAGCAAAGCGGCAAGACGCACTATCCTTATTCGATCGCTTTCTTTGAAAAGATTCCTCGCGTACAATCCGGCAACGTGCATGGTTCCCAATGAGTGTGCAAAGCGTGTGTGAGTCGCGCCGGGATACACGACGGTCGCCCCTGCCAACTGCGAAAGAAAGCGAAGCCTCTGAACCACTTTCGTGTCGGTGGCTAGTATTTCCAGTGGATAGAGATATATTTCCGAATGCACAGGATCCCTTGAAACCTTTTTAAACACGCTATCACCACCCTTCTGTTAAATTGTATCACTCGGAAATATGGTAAAATTACTAAAAAAGAAAAGGAGAAGCGGAGGATGAAAAAGTGGGAACTTTCACAGCCTGATGAGAAGGCTGTGTCAGAGATTTCTCAGTATTTTGGTCTCAATGAAATTGCATCGAGAATACTCGTGAACAGAGGCTTCACCACCAGAGAAGCGGTAGAGGCTTTCCTGTTCATCAATGAATCCCACCAGCACAATCCCTTTCTCTTCAACGATATGGAAAAAGCGGTTGAAACCCTGCTTGAAGCCCGGTCCAGGAACGAGCTCGTTCTGATTCACGGAGACTACGATGTGGATGGGATAACTTCCACCGTTATATTGAAGGAATTTCTCGAAGAGAACGGCTGGCGCGTTGATGTTTATATTCCACACCGTATCGAAGAGGGATACGGTATTCAGCTGGAAAACATCTTGACTTTTAAAGAGAACAACGTTTCCTGTCTTGTAACGGTTGACTGCGGAATAACCGCACTGGATTCGGTCGCTCTTGCGAAAAAATTCGGAATGAAAGTGATCATCACAGACCACCACGAGGTGAACGGTGACCTCCCCCCCGCCGATGCCATTGTGAACCCGAAAGTACCTGGAGAGAACTACCCATTCAGAGATCTTGCGGGTGTCGGTGTAACCTACAAACTCGTCCAGGCCATTTCTGAGGCGATCAATTATCCCCATCCCGAGAGATTTTTGGAGCTGGTAGCTCTTGGAACGGTCGCTGATATGGTCTCCCTCCTTGACGAAAACAGATACTTCGTGAAAAAAGGAATAGAACTGCTTTCAAACACAAAACGCGTGGGCTTAAAGAGGCTTCTGGAAAGACTTGGCCTGAAGAACCTCACATCGCACGATATCAGTTACAAAATAGCTCCCCGTCTCAACGCCGCTGGCCGTATGGGCAGTGCCAACGACGCCTTCAATTTACTGATAATGAACGATCCAGCGAAAGCGGACGGTGTTGTGGATAGGTTGATGGAGCTGAACAGCATCAGAAGGAAAACAGAATGGGCGATATACAAAGAAGCAATTGAAATAATCGAGACAAACGATCTGTGGAAAGATCCCGTCATAGTCGTTGCAAAAGAAAACTGGCACGTGGGAGTCATCGGCATAGTCGCTGCCAAACTGGCAAATCGTTATGAAAAACCCGTTGCAGTCGTCTCTCTGGACGAGAAGATAGCGAAAGGTTCCATAAGGAGCTACAACGGTTATGACATAATGAACATTTTCAACGAAGATATTCTCAAAATATTCGAGGAGATAGGTGGCCATTCTTCAGCGGTTGGTTTCTCCTTGAAAAGAGACCAACTGGAATCGTTCAGGGAATACATCAGAAACATTTCTCTGGAGGGACGAGAAGAGAAGGTGATCGTTGATGCTGAAGTCAGAATGGAAGATATTGATGATCGCTTCATTGAAGATATAAAAAAACTCATGCCCTTCGGTCAGGGAAATCCGGAACCTGTTCTTCTCTTCAAAGACGTACTGATAGAAAAGATTCATTTCTTTGGAGAAGACGGTAGCAACGTGTTCCTTCACCTGAAAAACGGCGAAAAGAACCTGGAAGTTGTGGGATACAATTTCAAGAACCTCTCGAGTTCTCTCTCTACATTACCAGTAACTCCCACCAGAGGAGACGTTGTGGTGAATCTACGTCCCATGGGAAATGGAATTTCTTACTATCTTGTCTCGCTGGATGTAAAGCCTATTCTTTCTGTAAAAAACAGAGAAGTGAGTCATATACTGAGTAGACCTAAAGAAGAAAAAACACTGATAAAAGTACCTTACCCATCAAAAACAAAGCTTCTGCTGTCCATAAAGGAAGAGCTTCAGGGAAAACTGGCGATCGTTTCTTTAACGAACGCCACGACTCAAAACATTCTGGGGTGCCTTTCGAGGTACTACACCTCCAAAAACTTGGGATTTGTAAATTCTACCTTTTCCAAGGAAGAAGAAAGCGATATTGTCCTCTTCACCCTTGCAGGTTTTCTGAAGAAACACCGTCTGGATGATTTTGAAGTATTTGTGGTGAACGAGTTCCAAGATTTTCTGGCGCATCGCGACAGCGAACTGGTCAAAAACTTCCTGGACATAGTCGACAAACACCCAGGAAAATTCATCTTCGTTGCCTCGATAGAACACCCAGAGCTGGAAGAGTTTCTGAAAAAGGAAAAATACGATGTCGTTGAGCTGAGAACCGACGAACCGGAGAAATTTCTGTTCTCCGATCAGAGAAATTCTTTCGACTTAGGTTCTCTTGTGGACGCTCACAGTTTCGCGGTGGTTGTTTCTGAGAAAAAACTCATACCAGATCTTTATCGGAAGATTGGCAAAGATGCGGTCGTTTACTACACAAGCATGGATGTGGAAAAGAAAATAAAGGCAATCAGCTTGATGGAGAGCGGTTCTGCTCGAAAAGCGATCATCACAAGCAACACCGATGGGCTTCCGACCCACATAAAAGGCGATATCTTCTTTTACGACTTCCCACTCAGCATTTACGAAATAGTGGATCTTTTGAGAAGAAAATCGGTGGTTAACCTCTGCTACTCTTCCTCCGACATTGAAAAGCGTCGATACGAGCTCAACAAGCTGTTTCCGGATCGTGAAAAGCTAAAAGAAATAGCGATCACAGCGATGAATCTGAAAGACAAAGAAAAACTGGAGAAGATTTTGGAGAGCGAGTACGATCTGAGCAGTGCCACTTTGAGAAAGATTTATTTGGACCTTCTGGAAGAATCCGGGTTCAACTTCGATAGATGGAGTTTTTCGGAAGATGAAAGGATACCTTGGAGATTGCTTGAGAGAGAGCTCGAAATAGCCCAGTTCGAAAGGACGGTTTCCGTTCTTTCAAAGGATCTGAAGTGGATATTCAACTTTTTCAAGGATACGGTGGTAAAGTGATAGTCGCTGTGGATTACGGAGAAAGGAAATGTGGAGTCGCATTCGGAGAAATTCTCCCTCAAAAAAGTCTTGTTATACCCACAAAGAACCTGAAGGAATTCATCAGAAAGCTGAAACCTGATAAAATAATCTTTGGATTACCTCTTTCGATGAGTGGAAAATACACTCAGCAGACGTTCAAAACAATCGCAGTTGCCTTCAAATTTTCAAAAGAGTACGAGACATATCTCTGTGACGAAAGACTCACCACGAAAATAGGAGAAAGGATCTCGAAAAAAGATGACGCCGTGAGCGCTGCTCTGATTTTTCAGTCTTTCTTCGAGAATTCCTCGGTATGTGAAAAAGTCACAGATCCAAGAAAAAAAGTCGATCTGACTCTGGAAAAAGTCACTGGAGAAGTTCTCCTGTACGAGTTCCCGGATCCTTCTTTGAACATCGAAGCAAGAGAAGTTGATGTGGTCACGAAAAATCCGGTTCTTGCTTATTTCTACAGTAAAAATGGATACTTCGTTGAAAGAGAACTTCGGGAAAAGAAGTACGACCTGATCATTTCTGGAAAAAACTGCGAAGAGTTGAATAAATACCTGAAAGAAAACGGTAGACTGGTGTGCCTGTAGCTCAACGGATAGAGCGCTGGACTCCGGATCCAGAGGTTGCGGGTTCGAGTCCCGCCAGGCACACCAGATTTTTTTAATTTCTAGGAAAAGTACATTTTGAAGAAGAAATATCATGACGAGGAGGTTTTAAAATGCCAAGAGGTGACATCGGAATAGATCTTGGAACAGCATCCATAATCGTTTACAAGAGAGGAGAAGGAATTGTTCTGCACGAACCTTCTGTCGTTGCGATCTCAGAAAAAACCGGGGAAATCGTCGCCATAGGAGAAGAAGCGAAGAAGATGCTCGGTAAAACTCCAGAAGGCCTCAAAGCGATAAGACCCATGAAAGACGGTGTGATAGCGGACTACAGAATGATCGAAGCGATAATAAGAAACTTTCTGAAGAAAATCATAGGAAGGTTCAGCTTCGTGAAACCTTCTCTCATCATAGGTGTTCCCACGAAAATAACAGAGGTAGAAAAGAGAGCGGTGTTCGAAGCCGGTTTGAACGCTGGTGCCAGAAGGGTTCACATCGTTTCCGAGCCGATCGCAGCTGCGATAGGTGCCGGAATAGATGTGATGGCTTCAGAGGGAAACATGGTGGTGGATATCGGAGGAGGAACCACGGATATAGCGGTCATCAGTCTCGGCGGCACGGTGGTGGGAGAGTCCGTGAGAATGGCTGGAGACGCGATGGACGAAGCCATCGTGAAGTTCATAAGGAAAAAATACGGTCTCATTATCGGAGAATCCACCGCTGAAGAGATCAAGAAAAGAATAGGAAAAACACATCCCGCTTTCGAAAACTACGAAATAGAAATAAAGGGAAGAGATGTGGTGACGGGTCTTCCGAGAACAGACCGCGTGAGCTCGGAAGACGTGA
This window encodes:
- a CDS encoding glycosyltransferase family 4 protein, coding for MWEAIISFFLTSVLSVFAKKTGFLDHPDSRKSHGRAVPPVGGVSIFLTLLIFERDNPFFLFSIPLFLLGLLDDLFDLSYKIKLAVTTLVAVWFSTAVTIEVSIFGARIHPVFFVIWFVGMVNAFNVVDGLDGLLSGISLFSSLMIGERSLAFSIIGFLPWNLPDAKVFLGNSGSFLLGAYLSTASVVFFEGDLGYATLFLGFPFYEIVFSFVRRLVVKKNPFSPDEKHTHHVFSRKIGKWKTLLILVSFSLMFNLLGLSQKFYLILLYVVLCCVLLFTYCVLQRGDGNLKL
- a CDS encoding HD domain-containing protein yields the protein MFKKVSRDPVHSEIYLYPLEILATDTKVVQRLRFLSQLAGATVVYPGATHTRFAHSLGTMHVAGLYARNLFKESDRIRIVRLAALLHDVGHGPFSHQFDDVVFKRYGYEDGHDEFRNKLITEKLPEEMMRVFNSYNERLKQAVIEDIRESVGEVSLEDAFQEIAKRVVEVYRGEETGSVDFNIIQGPLGADRLDFLLRDSYYSGVGHFAPMNVDRVLRNSLVKEVDGKEILCYHVKVVDNIYSILFSRFMMYKNVYFHKTSRAADLMIQEILSKACEILDLEERLKDLDEFLELTDYSILRELELKGDSETKKLVERFKNRDLWKMVVERPFSAEGFDPSELSLSAARNLIDKIVENIDRVLSSVNVEDSDKSILEEIRDYGERFFRIDTPYKLTIFHPDEFLQNNVFLYDPKHDEILTVDEYVKKYPAYRLMVSNMIQIVRVYVTEDVREVLFKYGVIPEDGRRVITRW
- a CDS encoding DUF1385 domain-containing protein, whose amino-acid sequence is MKAGGQAVIEGVLMIARKVSLAVRKPNGNIEVRELGKVKFPGWAKIPFLRGFYSLFVSLYFGIKALNLSSEISSGEKLKESEKFFSLITAVGLAVGLFVIVPIFLTNFLVTKKGEFLYSLVEGFIRVGLFLLYVWIISLFKDVKRVFQYHGAEHMTIHAYEHGEELTPENVRKYSTIHPRCGTNFLMIFLIVAILLLSLVGVVVEMNTWTRIVSRLVLLPFAAGISYELLKVIAFFNGKGLVKLLYLPGYLLQYLTTAKPDDSQLEVAITALKYAVGEEKDTTEDNVKEDEVELLG
- a CDS encoding nucleoside-diphosphate sugar epimerase/dehydratase, translating into MVRKALLFVIDVALTYFAGVVALFSRFGFDFQEMSRYDESVIVYTAVSAVVYILNGNYSIVWEYANARDFLILIRGSVISYLSNLAFFYVYRGIVLPRSVGFATFLGSMALLVLSRITWQWLTVNRLRKTSGEKRILVIGAGDAGVSILEEFEKHPHLGKIVAFVDDSPRKIGRKVRGVPVFGPIEKTMEFVEKMNVDEIVIAIPSASRAEMERILKSIDLKKVRVKTLPSVRELIEGRVRISHLKEISIEDLLGREEVKVDFHEIGKFLKGKKILVTGAGGSIGSELCKQIARMNPAEIFLLGHGENSIYLINEFLTEHFPEVKKKRIIADVADRKIMEHWLTQLRPDVIFHVAAHKHVPLMEENPLEAFRVNVLGTMNLVELSERLGVKYFVFISTDKAVNPTSVMGLTKRIAELYILSREKNSTNFSIVRFGNVLGSRGSVVEKFRRQIEKGGPVTVTDPRMKRYFMSIPEAVSLILQSLLFSSGKDLFILDMGEQIPILKLVETMIMLSGYTPYQDIKIVFTGIRPGEKMYEELLYPYEMKELTPHSKIFRVKTSVLPGKESVEQAINRMKEAFENSDVKGLLTEMKKLVPEAQINVGSDN